A stretch of the Candidatus Buchananbacteria bacterium genome encodes the following:
- a CDS encoding inositol monophosphatase, translating into MSLKTTAIIAAKKAGKELLKLSDEKIKYRLKKKHDILAEADLKSEKIIINEIRKHYPAHSILSEEMGQDLNTSNYLWVIDPVDGTINFSRQLNDYCISIAVAKKNELILGLIYNPVTQEMFIAEKNKGAFLNGKKLKVSNENKTINMLLATDNSSNPQIRKNNYRILQKVCTDFRHIRIFGSGALHLAKVASGKIDAYYKTKFNYWDYAAGVLLVQEAGGKATDLNGNNITTKSKSIIASNGKIHQQIIRILKK; encoded by the coding sequence ATGAGCTTAAAAACGACTGCCATTATTGCTGCTAAAAAAGCTGGCAAGGAATTGCTAAAACTTTCTGATGAAAAAATAAAATACCGGCTGAAAAAGAAACATGATATTTTAGCCGAAGCTGATTTAAAATCAGAAAAAATTATTATTAATGAAATCCGAAAGCATTACCCGGCCCACAGCATTCTTTCCGAAGAGATGGGTCAAGATTTGAATACTTCAAACTACCTCTGGGTGATTGACCCAGTTGATGGAACGATTAATTTTTCCCGGCAGCTTAATGACTACTGCATTTCCATTGCCGTTGCTAAAAAAAATGAGCTGATCCTAGGGTTAATTTATAACCCAGTGACACAAGAAATGTTTATCGCTGAAAAAAATAAAGGCGCTTTCTTAAATGGCAAAAAATTAAAAGTCTCAAACGAAAACAAAACAATCAACATGCTATTGGCAACTGACAATTCTTCCAACCCGCAAATTAGAAAAAATAATTATCGCATCCTGCAAAAAGTCTGTACTGATTTTCGACATATCAGAATTTTTGGTAGTGGCGCGCTCCATCTAGCCAAAGTCGCCTCTGGCAAAATTGACGCTTACTATAAAACAAAATTTAATTATTGGGATTATGCAGCCGGAGTTTTACTGGTTCAAGAAGCAGGTGGCAAAGCAACCGATTTAAATGGTAATAATATTACTACCAAATCAAAAAGCATTATCGCCTCCAACGGCAAAATCCATCAACAAATTATTAGGATATTAAAAAAATAA
- a CDS encoding TIGR01906 family membrane protein: MLIVKILVITTFITFILLASIDASIFDSRWYEKQFTKNNIYQTLDAKRVTDQTENLFSYLKNENSLDSQYYTNREVTHLTDIKNIINILQITTFISLAGLVSGLLLIYQREKKAALIKILSIAAVTAIVFYTSLGLLITYNFDQFFSILHQLSFRNDFWLLDPTTENLINIFPPNLFAALGSTIIAKAILASLITLILARLWLLKSNKKG, translated from the coding sequence ATGCTAATAGTCAAAATTTTAGTAATCACCACTTTTATCACCTTTATTTTATTAGCCAGCATTGATGCCTCAATATTTGATAGCCGTTGGTACGAAAAACAGTTCACTAAAAATAATATTTACCAAACCTTAGACGCCAAGCGGGTTACTGACCAAACCGAGAATTTGTTTAGTTATCTTAAAAATGAAAATTCACTTGATTCACAGTATTACACCAATCGCGAAGTTACTCATCTGACCGATATTAAAAACATCATTAACATTCTACAAATTACAACCTTTATCAGTTTAGCCGGACTGGTCAGCGGCCTTTTACTAATTTACCAACGCGAAAAAAAAGCTGCTTTAATTAAAATCTTATCCATCGCGGCAGTGACGGCAATCGTCTTTTATACTTCGCTTGGCCTCCTTATTACTTACAATTTTGACCAATTTTTTTCAATCCTCCATCAGTTATCTTTTAGAAATGATTTTTGGTTACTTGATCCAACTACCGAGAACCTGATTAATATCTTTCCACCAAACCTATTTGCGGCACTCGGTTCAACGATTATTGCAAAAGCAATTTTGGCATCACTTATCACTTTGATTCTCGCTCGACTTTGGCTCCTGAAATCAAATAAAAAAGGTTGA
- a CDS encoding VWA domain-containing protein, whose protein sequence is MIGGGLLAGAAYIAWQLMKHLRQSFRSDDQGPQPPAESGDEPGNGADKQAAESREAVRPQDPNKLIERIVSEIEFSHGGKTHVELQPSEIPADDINVRPMMGFSEIPRILRSEHALEDETFFAKAATGQLSVVEHLAETVVEEPAGKAVIEVLDCSGSMKEYNRSRWARRLSERLVGKCIDHDADYALITFSDQADCPHQASGRAKLEELQRALGSIVYHNGGTHIDLAFRACFELLKELGLDDIKILLVTDGTEGFDVEWVVSSLAKLGAKLHTVVLGQQRPDLRAVSWRYHEILDESLVSY, encoded by the coding sequence GTGATTGGTGGAGGATTGTTGGCTGGCGCGGCGTATATCGCCTGGCAGCTGATGAAGCATTTACGGCAATCATTTCGGTCGGACGATCAGGGTCCGCAGCCGCCTGCTGAGTCGGGTGATGAGCCAGGCAATGGCGCCGACAAGCAGGCTGCCGAATCGCGTGAAGCAGTGAGGCCGCAGGATCCTAACAAGTTGATTGAGCGTATCGTGTCGGAGATTGAATTTTCTCACGGTGGCAAAACTCATGTGGAGTTGCAGCCGTCGGAAATTCCGGCTGATGATATCAATGTTCGGCCGATGATGGGATTTAGTGAAATCCCCCGCATTCTTCGAAGCGAACATGCTCTAGAAGATGAGACTTTTTTTGCCAAGGCAGCCACCGGGCAATTAAGCGTGGTGGAGCATCTGGCAGAAACCGTGGTTGAAGAACCAGCCGGCAAGGCAGTGATTGAGGTGCTGGATTGCTCCGGCAGCATGAAAGAGTATAACCGAAGTCGCTGGGCGCGGCGCTTAAGCGAGCGCTTGGTTGGTAAGTGTATTGATCACGACGCTGATTATGCGCTGATTACCTTTTCCGATCAGGCTGATTGTCCACATCAGGCAAGCGGCCGGGCGAAGCTGGAAGAACTGCAACGAGCGCTTGGATCAATTGTTTACCACAACGGTGGGACACATATTGATCTAGCATTTCGTGCTTGCTTCGAACTGCTGAAAGAGCTTGGGCTTGATGACATTAAAATCCTTTTGGTGACGGACGGTACTGAGGGTTTTGATGTTGAATGGGTGGTGTCATCGCTCGCCAAGCTAGGAGCAAAACTCCATACTGTTGTTTTAGGACAACAACGTCCTGACCTGCGCGCTGTTTCGTGGCGATATCATGAAATCTTGGATGAATCGCTTGTGTCTTATTGA
- a CDS encoding AAA family ATPase — protein MLRLLRWAMVQRQHLLVFGDPGTAKTAVCDRVYEGIYDAEKFHIELAMFMGDDAVFGPYDIRKMKEDGILEHRTEGMLPEADLARLGEFLDGSMPLLRSLLSSLNERRLRRGTQIVDMPLVTVFCDTNKHPGEFLKKNSYAWAVLDRLLFITEVKYLETDDELFRMVRSFQNCQGVDVKDRIPLDLIHNLSELVVAPPTLIRDELIMIKYAQAAREYRERRREAIKSNDWKVILPEVSDRRIAIASQMLEVSAVLDGRLYVEPSDLLNVADALGSTPEEHDLWREIAEGKIEEIHAEKMQQLDHAQKVAINSIMEQADRVDLHGDVKLAVGDLKVLQQSLGDVVPENDDVAEFKERAATKVSEMIEQLRQRALAEAGLHS, from the coding sequence TTGTTGCGCCTGTTACGTTGGGCGATGGTGCAACGTCAGCACTTGTTGGTATTCGGCGATCCGGGTACGGCTAAAACGGCCGTGTGCGATCGGGTCTACGAAGGCATTTATGACGCGGAAAAGTTCCACATTGAGCTAGCGATGTTCATGGGTGACGATGCCGTTTTTGGTCCGTATGACATCCGCAAAATGAAGGAAGACGGAATCCTTGAACACCGCACCGAAGGGATGTTGCCCGAGGCGGATTTGGCGCGTCTGGGTGAGTTTTTGGACGGCAGCATGCCGCTCTTGCGGTCGCTGTTGTCGTCGCTAAACGAGCGACGGTTACGCCGCGGTACGCAGATTGTTGATATGCCATTGGTGACGGTCTTTTGCGACACCAACAAGCACCCGGGCGAATTTCTCAAGAAGAATTCATACGCCTGGGCCGTGTTGGACCGACTGCTCTTCATCACCGAGGTTAAGTATCTGGAGACCGATGACGAACTTTTTCGGATGGTTCGTAGTTTTCAGAATTGCCAGGGGGTTGATGTCAAAGACCGAATCCCTCTGGACCTGATTCACAATCTGTCCGAGCTAGTGGTGGCGCCGCCAACGCTTATTCGTGACGAATTGATTATGATCAAGTATGCCCAGGCGGCGCGAGAATATCGCGAGCGTCGTCGCGAAGCGATCAAGTCTAACGACTGGAAGGTGATTTTGCCGGAAGTGTCCGACCGGCGAATCGCGATTGCTTCACAGATGCTGGAAGTGTCGGCAGTGCTTGACGGTCGGCTGTACGTTGAACCAAGCGATTTACTCAACGTTGCTGATGCGCTTGGCTCCACGCCGGAAGAGCACGATCTGTGGCGTGAGATTGCTGAAGGCAAAATAGAGGAAATCCACGCCGAAAAAATGCAACAACTTGATCATGCTCAAAAGGTAGCGATCAACTCCATTATGGAGCAAGCCGATCGGGTTGACCTGCACGGCGATGTCAAACTCGCCGTTGGTGATCTGAAAGTGCTGCAGCAGTCACTGGGTGACGTTGTTCCGGAGAATGACGACGTCGCCGAATTCAAGGAGCGTGCAGCGACGAAGGTTTCAGAGATGATTGAGCAGTTACGCCAGCGGGCATTGGCTGAGGCCGGGTTGCACAGCTAA
- a CDS encoding metal-sensing transcriptional repressor encodes MDKRHKTTTKDRALHRVRIIQGHLTSIEKMLEENRYCVDIVHQSRAIQKALKQLDILIIENHLKGCVINQIKGGQEQKTTSELLRLFEYK; translated from the coding sequence ATGGATAAACGACATAAAACAACAACCAAAGATCGCGCTTTGCATCGAGTCCGAATTATTCAAGGCCATCTGACATCAATTGAAAAAATGCTAGAAGAAAATCGCTACTGTGTTGACATTGTTCATCAATCACGAGCGATTCAAAAAGCCCTAAAACAACTTGATATCCTTATTATTGAAAACCATCTCAAGGGTTGCGTCATTAATCAGATCAAAGGCGGTCAAGAACAAAAAACCACCAGTGAATTACTCAGACTCTTTGAGTACAAATAA